In Indioceanicola profundi, the genomic stretch TACGGCCGGGCCGACCGGCGGCCCCGGTGGCGCCGGAATGCTGGAACTGGTTCTGACCAACCGCGGCACGTCCCGACAGGTACTGCTCGATCCCGTGGTGACCCTGCAGGCCGGCGCGCAGAGCCTGAAGCTGACCGGCGAGGCGCTGACCGGGCTGGCCGGGGAGAATCTGCTGGCCGGCACCACCCGCCGCTTCCTGGTTCCCTGGCCCGGCGGCGTGCCGCAAGGCCCTGTTTCGGCCACCTTGCAGCTGCCGTGACCGGGCGGGCGTACCCGCCGCCCCGACCCCGCTGGCATGCCATCCCGGTCTGGGCCGCGGCGGCGATTGCAGTGCATGCGGCATTCGGGGCCGCTCCCGCCCTTGGCGCGGAACCGGCGGCATCGCAGCCGGCGGCGAAGGATGACCTGTTCAGCAAGGTATTCGGCCAGAAGCGGCAGAACCGGGCCCGGCGGCTGGACCTGCCGGTGCGGCTGGATGGGGAGGAGATGGGTCTGGTTCCGGCCGTCCTGACCGGTGACATCCAGACCGCGACCCTGAACTTTGCAACTCTGGCGAAGCTGCTGGAAGAGGTGGCCGATCCGTCTGCGCTGAAGCGGCTGCGCGCCGCCGCCGGTGAGAACGGATTCGGGTCGCCGGGCGATCTGCCGCCGGATGGCATCGCCGTGCTGGTCGACGAAGCCGCCTTGCAGGTGGACGTCACCGTGCCCCCGGCCCTGCGCCGTGTCGTCAGGCTCGAAGTGCAGCGTCTGGGCGAACTGGCCCGCGGCTTCATGCTGCTGCCCCCCGCCGACCTCAGCGCCTACATTAATGCGCGCGCCGGTTTGGAATATCGGAGCGGAGATCGTCTGGACGGGCAGAAGCGGCGCGGGCCGCTGGGTATCGCCTTCGAACCGGCGGTGAACTGGAAGGGTTGGGTTCTGGAGGGAGACCTGTTCTATCGGGAGAACGGGTACGAGCGCTGGAGCCGTGGAGCCGTCCGGCTGGTGAAGGATTTTCCGGACAGCAGCGTCCGGCTGCTGGCCGGCGATCTCGCGCCGCCGGTGGACGGGCTTCAGACCAGCCGCAGCCTGGGCGGCGTGTCCCTGTTCCGCGAGTTCGCCATCCAGCCCTATCGCACCACCCAGCCCACGGGGGGACGCCAGTTCATCCTTGATACCCCCTCCACCGTGGAGGTCTATGTCAACGGACGGGCGACCCGCATCTATCGCTTGGGCGCCGGTCCTTACGACCTTTCCAGCCTGCCCGGCACATCTGGAGCAAATGATGTGGAAATCCGCATCACCGACAGCTTCGGCCGGGAGCAGGTGGTCAGCTTTCCCTTCTTCTTCGACAGCCAGCTCCTGGCGCCCGGCATTTCCGAGTTCGCCTATACCGTGGGTTATCCCTATACGGTCGATGAGGATGTGCTGGACTACGATACCGGCCGGCCGGTCCTCTCCGCCTATCATCGTCAGGGCATCACCGACCGGCTGACCCTCGGCGCTGGACTGCAGGCCGACAGGGACCAGCAGAACCTCTCGGCCGAAATGCTCTTCACCACGCCCTACGGCACCTTTTCGGTCGAGCCGGGAGCGAGCTTCGCGGGCGCCGACGGGTACGCGCTGACCGCCCGCTACCGCAACTACATGCGCGGCGACGAGGTTTGGCGGAACCGGACGGTAACCGCGCAGGTGAGCTGGTGGGACAGCCTGTACATTCCGTTCGGTGTCCTGAGCGCCAGGAACGACGCGCGGCTGGACACATCCTTCCGGCTGAGCCAGCCGGTCACCACCGATCTGGTTGCCACACTGGGCGCGCGCTGGCGCGAGAGCCGCAGCCCGACGATATGGGACAGCCATGCCGTCGACCTGTCCCTGCGCTACCGCCTCGGACTCGGGGACAGTCTGGATGTCACGCTGACTCATGAGCGTGACTCGCGCGGGGACACCAGCACCGGCATCTTCGCGGCACTGCGCTTCAGCTTCGGCGACGGGCGCCAGTCCGCAGGCGCCAGCATCGATACCGTCCGGCGGGAACGGCGGCTG encodes the following:
- a CDS encoding fimbria/pilus outer membrane usher protein; translation: MTGRAYPPPRPRWHAIPVWAAAAIAVHAAFGAAPALGAEPAASQPAAKDDLFSKVFGQKRQNRARRLDLPVRLDGEEMGLVPAVLTGDIQTATLNFATLAKLLEEVADPSALKRLRAAAGENGFGSPGDLPPDGIAVLVDEAALQVDVTVPPALRRVVRLEVQRLGELARGFMLLPPADLSAYINARAGLEYRSGDRLDGQKRRGPLGIAFEPAVNWKGWVLEGDLFYRENGYERWSRGAVRLVKDFPDSSVRLLAGDLAPPVDGLQTSRSLGGVSLFREFAIQPYRTTQPTGGRQFILDTPSTVEVYVNGRATRIYRLGAGPYDLSSLPGTSGANDVEIRITDSFGREQVVSFPFFFDSQLLAPGISEFAYTVGYPYTVDEDVLDYDTGRPVLSAYHRQGITDRLTLGAGLQADRDQQNLSAEMLFTTPYGTFSVEPGASFAGADGYALTARYRNYMRGDEVWRNRTVTAQVSWWDSLYIPFGVLSARNDARLDTSFRLSQPVTTDLVATLGARWRESRSPTIWDSHAVDLSLRYRLGLGDSLDVTLTHERDSRGDTSTGIFAALRFSFGDGRQSAGASIDTVRRERRLDWRYQSLTPVDSLALSVDALNRPGDNRLQGSADYTHQRFLAAVRHDLVEQAFGQEDGLDSRTQLNLATAVAFADGHVGVSRPITNSFAIVLPHPRLDGRTVGVDPINGRYLAETDWLGPPVVPNISPYLIRPLLLDVPDVPLGYDIGNDRPGVAPGYRTGTLVPIGTDAAVSLDGTLIGQDGMPAALLSGVLRPVQGTKAEEVPFFTNRRGRFRVEAVRPGRWEMLVHGTEAPPIPFEVPPDAEGVINLGEVRLSPP